From a region of the Coprococcus comes ATCC 27758 genome:
- a CDS encoding exodeoxyribonuclease III, translating into MKFISWNVNGIRACVQKGFMDFFKEADADIFCLQETKMQEGQLVLDLPEYHQYWNSAVKKGYSGTAIFTKKEPLSVTYGLGIEEHDQEGRVITLEFEDFYFITVYTPNSQSELARLDYRMTWEDAFLAYLKKLEETKPVIFCGDLNVAHKEIDLKNPKTNRKNAGFTDEERAKFSALLDAGFIDTYRYFYPDKEGIYSWWSYRFKAREKNAGWRIDYFCTSKALESRLEDAKILTNVFGSDHCPVELDFK; encoded by the coding sequence ATGAAGTTTATTTCATGGAATGTAAATGGAATCCGTGCATGTGTGCAGAAAGGATTTATGGATTTTTTTAAAGAGGCAGATGCGGATATTTTCTGTCTGCAGGAGACAAAGATGCAGGAAGGGCAGCTTGTACTTGATCTGCCGGAATATCACCAGTACTGGAACTCGGCTGTGAAAAAAGGATACTCAGGGACTGCAATTTTTACAAAGAAAGAGCCGTTATCGGTTACTTACGGACTTGGGATAGAAGAACATGATCAGGAAGGGCGCGTGATTACACTGGAATTTGAGGATTTTTATTTTATTACCGTGTATACACCGAACTCCCAGAGCGAACTGGCAAGACTTGACTACCGTATGACCTGGGAAGATGCGTTTCTTGCTTATCTTAAGAAGCTGGAAGAGACAAAACCGGTGATCTTCTGTGGAGATTTGAATGTGGCACACAAAGAAATTGATCTGAAGAATCCAAAGACCAACCGGAAGAATGCCGGATTTACAGATGAAGAGCGAGCAAAATTCTCAGCACTTCTGGATGCGGGATTCATTGATACTTACCGCTATTTCTATCCGGATAAAGAAGGAATTTACTCCTGGTGGTCCTACCGGTTTAAGGCAAGAGAAAAGAATGCAGGTTGGCGTATCGATTACTTCTGTACATCAAAAGCACTGGAAAGCAGGTTGGAAGATGCGAAGATTCTGACAAATGTATTTGGATCTGACCACTGTCCGGTGGAACTGGATTTTAAGTAG
- the truA gene encoding tRNA pseudouridine(38-40) synthase TruA — protein sequence MNTYRITVAYDGTAYRGWQRQENTELTVQGILERRISEIAGKKTVVSGSGRTDSGVHALGQECSLYLEQEIDMDSFKKQLNALLPEDIRVLDISREKRDFHARKSAVGKCYEYQIDLRDKMEVFHRKYRFHFPHPVDIAAMEQAAEYLMGTHDFSAFTDLKEDKDTVRTIYAVGIVYEKDTLTLSWIGDGFLYHMVRILTGTLLDVGIGKIKAEEIPEILKAKDRKKSGFPAPAKGLFLGRVFYTEAELKKAVQKIGEK from the coding sequence TGTACAGGGAATTCTGGAACGGCGGATTTCAGAAATTGCAGGGAAAAAGACGGTGGTCAGTGGTTCAGGAAGAACGGATAGTGGTGTGCATGCATTAGGGCAGGAGTGCAGTCTGTATCTGGAACAAGAAATTGATATGGACAGTTTTAAGAAGCAGTTAAATGCACTTCTCCCGGAAGATATCAGAGTGCTGGATATCAGCAGAGAAAAACGGGATTTTCATGCAAGAAAGAGTGCAGTCGGGAAATGCTATGAGTATCAGATCGATCTGCGTGACAAGATGGAAGTATTTCATCGGAAATACCGGTTTCATTTTCCACATCCGGTCGATATCGCCGCGATGGAACAAGCAGCAGAGTATCTGATGGGAACCCACGATTTTTCCGCCTTTACGGATTTGAAAGAGGACAAAGATACGGTACGGACGATTTATGCGGTCGGGATCGTGTATGAAAAGGATACACTTACGTTATCGTGGATCGGAGATGGATTTTTATATCATATGGTCCGGATACTTACCGGAACGCTTCTGGATGTGGGAATCGGGAAAATAAAAGCGGAAGAGATACCGGAGATTCTGAAAGCGAAAGATCGGAAGAAATCTGGTTTTCCGGCACCGGCGAAGGGACTGTTTTTAGGCCGTGTTTTTTATACAGAAGCGGAGCTTAAAAAAGCGGTACAGAAGATCGGCGAAAAATAA